The following coding sequences are from one Kallotenue papyrolyticum window:
- a CDS encoding RNA recognition motif domain-containing protein: MQGRLFIGNLSWNTTDSDLSDFVSPHAEVIDARVITDRDTGRSRGFGFVTVETSDVQAVIRALDGQDLDGRQVRVNEAESRPQGDRGGFRGGRGRGRY; the protein is encoded by the coding sequence ATGCAAGGCCGTTTGTTCATTGGCAACCTGTCGTGGAACACCACCGACAGCGACCTGTCCGACTTCGTCTCACCCCACGCCGAAGTTATCGATGCCCGCGTAATCACCGATCGTGATACCGGCCGCTCGCGCGGCTTTGGCTTCGTCACCGTCGAAACATCCGACGTACAGGCGGTGATCCGCGCCCTGGATGGGCAGGATCTGGATGGCCGCCAGGTGCGCGTCAACGAAGCCGAGTCGCGGCCCCAGGGCGATCGCGGCGGCTTTCGCGGCGGGCGCGGACGCGGACGCTACTAA
- a CDS encoding SDR family oxidoreductase yields MSQPQDQEQLQPPQHQERQPGLESEMRPQPRADAPGHRGSGKLRNRVALITGGDSGIGRAVAIAFAREGADVAIVYLNEHQDAEATRRLVQDEGRRCLTIAGDIGDEAFCREAVQRTVAELSRLDVLVNNAAEQHPQDSLEQISREQLERTFRTNIFSMFYLTKAALPHLGAGSAIINTSSVTAFRGSPHLLDYASTKGAIIAFTRSLALALVERGIRVNAVAPGPIWTPLIPSTFPPDKVASFGADVPMKRPGQPEEVAPCYVFLASDDSSYITGQTLHPNGGEIIGS; encoded by the coding sequence ATGAGCCAACCACAGGATCAGGAGCAACTGCAGCCACCCCAGCACCAGGAGCGTCAGCCCGGGCTGGAATCGGAGATGCGCCCGCAGCCGCGCGCCGATGCCCCCGGCCATCGTGGCAGCGGCAAACTACGCAATCGCGTGGCGCTGATCACCGGCGGCGATAGCGGCATCGGGCGTGCCGTGGCGATCGCCTTTGCGCGCGAAGGTGCGGATGTGGCGATCGTGTACCTCAACGAGCACCAGGACGCCGAAGCGACCAGGCGGCTGGTCCAGGATGAGGGCCGTCGTTGCCTGACTATCGCCGGCGATATCGGCGATGAAGCCTTCTGCCGCGAGGCGGTGCAGCGCACGGTTGCCGAACTGAGCCGGCTGGATGTGCTGGTCAACAACGCCGCCGAACAACATCCGCAGGACAGCCTGGAGCAGATTTCGCGCGAGCAACTGGAGCGCACCTTCCGTACCAACATCTTCAGCATGTTCTACCTGACCAAAGCCGCGCTGCCGCACTTGGGCGCAGGTAGCGCGATCATCAATACCTCGTCGGTGACGGCCTTCCGCGGCAGTCCACATCTGCTCGACTACGCTTCGACCAAGGGGGCGATCATCGCCTTCACGCGCTCGCTGGCGCTGGCGCTGGTGGAGCGCGGCATCCGTGTCAACGCTGTCGCGCCCGGTCCGATCTGGACGCCGCTAATCCCCTCCACCTTTCCGCCCGACAAGGTGGCCTCGTTTGGCGCGGATGTGCCCATGAAGCGTCCTGGCCAGCCGGAGGAGGTTGCGCCATGCTACGTCTTTCTGGCCTCCGACGACTCATCCTATATCACCGGCCAGACGTTGCATCCCAACGGCGGCGAGATCATCGGGAGCTGA
- a CDS encoding alpha/beta fold hydrolase, translated as MTRTTRLGAVLGAPVALAAAWLAYSRWGIDHALPLPPALPVEQVTCDSAAAGRIACYVDRRGTGVPLVLVHSINAGASAYEMRPLFLTYQGRRPLYAPDLPGFGFAERGDRDYTPELYAAALRDLLAQIAPPADVVALSLSSEFAARVARDHPELIRSLVLISPTGFNRVRSANRVQATAERGRSAQVRRVLLWPLWSQAIFDLLASRASIRYFLRQSFIGAVDAGLVDYAYRTTHQPGARFAPFSFVSGRLFTPDAVTTLYRRVQQPTLVLYDRDAFVRFDRLPELLAERPNWQARRIVPTRGLPHWEQTEAVVAQLERFWSMLDERAPQAP; from the coding sequence ATGACCCGGACCACTCGGCTGGGAGCAGTGCTCGGCGCGCCGGTGGCGTTGGCCGCCGCCTGGCTGGCCTATAGCCGCTGGGGCATCGACCACGCGCTGCCGCTGCCGCCGGCACTGCCCGTCGAGCAGGTGACCTGCGACAGCGCCGCGGCGGGGCGGATCGCCTGCTATGTGGATCGCCGTGGCACGGGCGTGCCGTTGGTGCTGGTGCACAGCATCAACGCCGGCGCGTCGGCCTACGAGATGCGTCCGCTGTTTCTAACCTATCAGGGCCGCCGTCCGCTGTACGCGCCGGACCTGCCCGGCTTCGGCTTTGCCGAGCGCGGTGATCGCGACTACACGCCGGAGCTGTACGCTGCTGCGCTGCGCGATCTGCTGGCGCAGATCGCTCCGCCGGCGGACGTGGTGGCGCTCTCGCTGAGCAGTGAGTTTGCGGCGCGCGTGGCGCGCGATCATCCCGAGCTGATCCGGTCGCTGGTGTTGATCTCGCCGACCGGTTTCAACCGTGTCCGCAGCGCCAACCGCGTGCAGGCCACGGCTGAGCGCGGCCGCAGCGCGCAGGTGCGGCGCGTGCTGCTCTGGCCGCTGTGGAGCCAGGCGATCTTCGATCTGCTGGCCTCGCGCGCGAGCATTCGCTACTTTCTGCGCCAGAGCTTCATCGGCGCGGTGGATGCAGGGCTGGTGGACTACGCCTACCGTACTACGCACCAGCCGGGCGCGCGCTTCGCGCCCTTCAGTTTCGTCAGCGGTCGGCTCTTCACCCCCGATGCCGTGACGACGCTCTACCGCCGTGTGCAGCAGCCGACGCTGGTGCTCTACGATCGCGATGCCTTTGTGCGCTTCGATCGTCTGCCGGAACTGCTCGCCGAGCGGCCCAACTGGCAGGCGCGGCGCATTGTGCCGACGCGCGGCCTGCCGCACTGGGAACAAACCGAAGCGGTTGTGGCGCAGCTGGAGCGTTTCTGGAGCATGCTGGATGAGCGCGCGCCGCAAGCACCATGA
- a CDS encoding SRPBCC family protein: protein MKLTGTHTIQAPRERVWDALMDVEALKQLIPGVESLEEVAPNTYRGVARIGVANIKGEYSGTVRLSELNPPESFTISGEGRGKPGHVRGQGAIRLTEDAPGVTTLHYDADLQVGGMIAAVGQRLIEGAAKLLVNQGLKALEQHIERRG, encoded by the coding sequence ATGAAGCTGACAGGAACGCACACGATCCAGGCGCCTCGCGAGCGCGTATGGGACGCGTTGATGGATGTGGAAGCGCTCAAACAGCTCATTCCGGGCGTCGAGTCGCTGGAGGAGGTTGCGCCCAACACCTACCGCGGTGTGGCGCGCATCGGCGTGGCCAACATCAAGGGCGAGTACAGCGGCACGGTACGCCTGTCGGAGCTCAACCCGCCGGAGAGCTTCACCATCAGCGGCGAGGGGCGCGGCAAGCCCGGCCATGTGCGCGGCCAGGGCGCGATTCGCCTGACCGAGGATGCGCCGGGCGTGACCACGCTGCACTACGACGCCGATCTGCAGGTGGGTGGCATGATCGCCGCAGTTGGGCAGCGCCTGATCGAGGGCGCGGCCAAGCTGCTGGTCAACCAAGGGCTCAAGGCCCTGGAGCAGCATATCGAGCGGCGGGGCTGA
- a CDS encoding acyl-CoA thioesterase, translating into MQPFAITLRVRRYEVDVLGHVNNAVYQHYLEQAAVEHSEQLGFSYERYRQIGGIFVLRRITIDYLRPALAGDLLRVTTWIGQMRGPRAVRHYQIHRAPEQELLLTAEALWAWIDLATGRPRPIPAELLQAFLAADGSPELPPAER; encoded by the coding sequence ATGCAACCCTTTGCGATCACCCTGCGCGTGCGGCGCTACGAAGTGGATGTGCTGGGCCATGTCAACAACGCTGTGTACCAGCACTACCTGGAACAGGCCGCCGTCGAACATTCGGAGCAGCTTGGCTTCAGCTATGAGCGTTACCGTCAGATCGGCGGCATCTTCGTCCTGCGGCGCATCACCATCGACTACCTGCGGCCGGCACTGGCCGGCGATCTGTTGCGCGTAACGACCTGGATCGGCCAGATGCGCGGCCCGCGCGCGGTGCGTCACTACCAGATCCACCGCGCGCCGGAGCAGGAGTTGCTGCTGACGGCAGAGGCACTGTGGGCCTGGATCGACCTGGCGACGGGTCGCCCGCGACCAATCCCGGCGGAGCTACTCCAGGCGTTTCTGGCGGCGGATGGATCGCCGGAGTTGCCGCCGGCGGAGCGCTGA
- a CDS encoding PrsW family intramembrane metalloprotease, giving the protein MSLLIALLAALVPTLGYTLLIWWLDRHEKEPLHLLIVAFVWGALPAVALALITEVALAPTVVTHFGPGAPTTLAAPIVEETLKALALIGIFLFARREFNGVLDGIIYGALVGFGFAMTENLLYFLSYAEQFGTVWLMRTLLFGFNHAFFSSIVGIALGLVRYERRRWVGYLATPIALWLAILVHALHNSSAQAGVLGLLLAWLADSGGVLIVLATAVLAQRHELHWTSTYLGAEVERGIIDEEQYQIVQHPTQRLRVEGQALLQGGWTALRATHRFHHLLIELAFVKHQVALGDRFCTPADVEALRGAVLEARRHMEQSGARVAAR; this is encoded by the coding sequence ATGTCCTTGCTCATCGCCCTGTTGGCCGCGCTGGTGCCGACCCTGGGCTACACCTTGCTGATCTGGTGGCTCGACCGCCATGAAAAGGAGCCGCTCCATCTGCTGATCGTCGCCTTCGTGTGGGGCGCGCTCCCCGCAGTGGCGCTGGCGCTGATCACCGAGGTCGCGCTGGCGCCGACCGTGGTCACCCATTTCGGTCCGGGCGCGCCGACGACCCTGGCCGCGCCGATCGTGGAAGAGACACTCAAAGCCCTGGCATTGATCGGCATTTTTCTCTTCGCCCGGCGCGAGTTCAACGGCGTGCTTGACGGCATTATCTATGGCGCGCTGGTGGGCTTCGGCTTCGCCATGACCGAAAATCTGCTGTACTTCCTCAGTTATGCGGAACAGTTCGGCACGGTGTGGCTGATGCGCACGCTGCTGTTCGGCTTCAACCATGCCTTTTTCAGCAGCATCGTTGGCATCGCGCTGGGGCTGGTACGCTATGAGCGCCGGCGCTGGGTCGGCTACCTGGCGACGCCGATCGCGCTGTGGCTGGCGATCCTGGTACATGCCCTGCACAACTCGTCGGCGCAGGCAGGTGTGCTGGGGCTGCTACTGGCCTGGTTGGCGGATAGCGGCGGCGTGCTGATCGTGCTGGCGACGGCGGTGCTGGCGCAGCGCCACGAACTGCACTGGACCAGCACCTACCTGGGTGCGGAAGTGGAGCGCGGCATCATCGACGAGGAGCAGTACCAGATCGTCCAACATCCGACACAACGGCTGCGCGTCGAAGGCCAGGCGCTGCTGCAGGGCGGCTGGACGGCGCTGCGCGCCACGCACCGCTTCCATCATCTGCTGATCGAGCTGGCCTTTGTCAAGCATCAGGTAGCGCTGGGCGACCGCTTCTGCACGCCCGCCGATGTCGAAGCGCTGCGCGGTGCCGTCCTGGAGGCGCGCCGGCACATGGAGCAGAGCGGCGCCCGCGTCGCGGCACGCTAA
- a CDS encoding DUF2270 domain-containing protein, translating into MQQRSSASPLTPGVMVHFYRGLMDQANIWRARIDTTTNWAIVTSGSIASFVLADRNRPHVLALIGMFLAFAFLAIEARRFRFYDLWSGWIRLMETEYFAPILRANTVEASAAWHTILMCDLQDPHFKISFAEALGRRLRHNYFAIFAFLLLLWLYKLLPPARPEAEQCRTLLQCAAIGPVPGLVTLGLVALAYAVLVSLMVFTPKLRGTGTEILDRRRLMQRMVAPNAALVGFKRHPDLPYLLDGAARPPEED; encoded by the coding sequence ATGCAGCAGCGCAGTTCCGCATCACCGTTGACACCCGGCGTGATGGTGCACTTCTACCGCGGCCTGATGGATCAGGCCAACATCTGGCGTGCGCGCATCGACACCACCACCAACTGGGCGATCGTCACCTCCGGCAGCATTGCCAGCTTTGTGCTGGCGGACCGCAACCGGCCTCACGTGCTGGCGCTGATCGGCATGTTTCTGGCCTTCGCTTTCCTGGCGATCGAAGCGCGGCGCTTCCGCTTCTACGACCTGTGGAGCGGCTGGATTCGCCTGATGGAAACCGAGTATTTCGCGCCGATCCTGCGCGCCAACACCGTCGAAGCCAGCGCTGCCTGGCACACGATCCTGATGTGTGATCTGCAGGACCCGCACTTCAAAATCAGTTTCGCCGAAGCGCTTGGCCGGCGTCTGCGCCACAATTACTTTGCGATCTTTGCCTTTCTGCTGCTGCTGTGGCTCTACAAACTCCTGCCGCCGGCCAGGCCCGAAGCGGAGCAGTGCCGTACGTTGCTGCAGTGCGCCGCGATCGGTCCCGTGCCCGGCCTGGTGACGCTGGGGCTGGTTGCGCTGGCCTACGCCGTCCTGGTTAGCCTGATGGTGTTTACGCCCAAGCTGCGTGGCACAGGCACCGAGATTCTCGATCGCCGCCGCCTGATGCAGCGCATGGTCGCGCCCAACGCCGCGCTGGTCGGCTTTAAGCGCCACCCGGATCTACCGTATCTGCTCGACGGCGCGGCACGGCCGCCCGAAGAAGACTGA
- a CDS encoding ABC transporter permease subunit: MVAREVRLLMRKEWRQLRRSRGALLSALFFPTLFLLIIPGGQMLALASGADAAMRSNLPAGVPLPPGLAAMGNDPRALLRMLLLPLFMLLSGLIVPAMTATYTLIAERENRTLELLVALPVRVTQILLAKLLVILLLSGGITLPLFAIDAALLLWLKLATPGLVLVFLLLLIAALAYSTASALLISLLAKDFRTANNLTGALISPLILLSLGVLLGVPGTWSIGLLVLLYALAALGAALIALRVITFERLLR; this comes from the coding sequence ATGGTGGCGCGTGAGGTTCGCCTGTTGATGCGCAAGGAGTGGCGGCAACTGCGCCGTAGTCGCGGCGCGTTGCTCTCGGCGCTGTTCTTTCCAACCTTGTTTCTGCTGATCATCCCCGGCGGACAGATGCTGGCCCTGGCCAGCGGCGCAGATGCGGCGATGCGCTCCAATCTGCCTGCCGGCGTGCCGTTGCCGCCGGGCCTGGCCGCCATGGGCAACGACCCGCGGGCGCTGCTGCGCATGTTGCTCCTACCTCTGTTTATGCTGCTGAGCGGCCTGATCGTGCCCGCGATGACCGCCACCTACACGCTAATCGCTGAACGCGAGAATCGAACGCTAGAACTCCTAGTCGCGCTACCGGTGCGCGTGACGCAGATCCTGCTGGCCAAACTGCTGGTGATCCTGCTGCTGAGTGGCGGCATCACTCTGCCGCTCTTCGCCATCGACGCGGCCCTGCTGCTCTGGCTGAAGCTGGCTACGCCCGGCCTGGTGCTAGTGTTCCTCCTGCTGCTGATCGCCGCGCTGGCCTACTCCACCGCCAGCGCGCTGTTGATCAGCCTGCTGGCGAAAGACTTCCGCACCGCCAATAATCTGACCGGTGCGTTGATCAGCCCGTTGATTCTGCTCAGTCTGGGCGTGTTGCTGGGCGTGCCGGGCACCTGGAGTATCGGGCTGCTGGTGCTGCTCTACGCCCTGGCAGCGCTTGGTGCCGCCCTGATCGCCCTGCGCGTGATCACCTTCGAGCGCCTCCTCCGCTAG
- a CDS encoding ABC transporter ATP-binding protein gives MAPHETPLELQEVVKIYPGQVRALDGVSLRLASGERAALLGPNGAGKTTIIRLLTGALTPTRGRVALFGTTTHAADFLAAKRRVGVVPQGPGMYRDLTVGEYLQFVRELYGRGDPARVIEVFGLDAYLERRMAALSGGYQRRLALAAALLPAPDLLLLDEPTVGLDPVATREVHTFLQQMITGRSVLLCTHNLAEAEALCDSVLIIRGGRVLVHAPIAQLRRRAQPQLELAAREGVAALSHALQSRGYVPEIVDRRVRITVAAPEQEAPALLRTLLDMGLNVYECHTLTPSLEDVFLDVVGAAHGGA, from the coding sequence ATGGCTCCTCACGAAACGCCGCTGGAACTTCAGGAGGTCGTCAAAATCTACCCCGGCCAGGTCCGAGCGCTGGATGGCGTCAGCCTGCGGTTGGCGTCCGGTGAGCGTGCCGCCCTGCTCGGCCCCAACGGCGCCGGTAAAACCACGATCATTCGCCTGTTGACCGGTGCGCTCACGCCCACACGTGGCAGGGTGGCGCTCTTCGGCACAACGACACATGCGGCCGATTTTCTGGCTGCCAAGCGCCGTGTTGGGGTTGTGCCCCAGGGGCCGGGAATGTACCGCGATCTCACGGTGGGCGAATACCTGCAGTTCGTGCGCGAGCTCTATGGCCGGGGCGATCCGGCGCGCGTGATCGAGGTCTTCGGTCTGGACGCCTACCTCGAGCGACGCATGGCGGCGCTTTCCGGCGGCTACCAGCGCCGCTTAGCGCTAGCGGCTGCCCTGCTCCCCGCTCCCGATCTCCTGCTGTTGGACGAGCCTACCGTTGGCCTCGATCCGGTTGCTACGCGTGAGGTCCATACCTTCCTGCAGCAGATGATCACCGGACGGAGCGTGTTGTTGTGCACGCATAATCTGGCCGAAGCAGAAGCGCTCTGCGACAGCGTGTTGATCATCCGCGGCGGACGCGTGCTGGTGCACGCGCCGATTGCCCAACTCCGCCGTCGAGCGCAGCCGCAACTCGAACTCGCGGCCCGCGAAGGCGTTGCCGCCCTGAGCCATGCGCTGCAGAGCCGCGGCTACGTGCCTGAGATCGTCGATCGGCGCGTGCGCATCACGGTCGCGGCGCCAGAACAGGAGGCGCCAGCGCTGTTGCGCACCTTGCTGGACATGGGCCTCAACGTGTACGAGTGCCACACGCTCACGCCAAGCCTGGAAGACGTGTTTCTCGACGTGGTAGGAGCGGCGCATGGTGGCGCGTGA
- a CDS encoding DoxX family membrane protein: MFTRWYATFDQLDRRVTRLMARYGIVLLRVGLGLVFFWFGVLKFVPGLSPAQDLATRTIELLTFGLIPPAAALLILAAWETLIGLGLISGRFLRTTILLLLVQMAGTITPLFLFPGETFTVVPIAPTLEGQYIIKNIVLISAALVIGATVRGGRVVADPEELRVQPAGRARLRLS; the protein is encoded by the coding sequence ATGTTCACGCGCTGGTATGCCACCTTCGATCAGCTCGATCGCCGTGTTACGCGCCTGATGGCACGCTACGGCATTGTGCTGCTGCGCGTCGGTCTGGGCCTTGTCTTCTTCTGGTTCGGGGTGTTGAAGTTCGTTCCCGGCCTAAGCCCAGCGCAGGATCTGGCGACGCGCACGATCGAGCTGTTGACCTTCGGACTGATCCCGCCAGCCGCGGCGCTGCTGATCCTGGCGGCCTGGGAGACGCTGATCGGCCTGGGGCTAATCAGCGGACGCTTTCTGCGCACTACGATCCTGCTGCTGCTGGTGCAAATGGCCGGCACGATCACGCCGCTCTTTCTGTTCCCGGGCGAGACCTTTACCGTGGTGCCGATCGCGCCGACGCTGGAAGGCCAGTACATCATCAAGAACATCGTGCTGATCAGCGCCGCGCTGGTGATCGGCGCGACCGTGCGCGGCGGGCGCGTGGTCGCCGATCCCGAAGAGCTGCGCGTACAACCGGCAGGCCGTGCCCGGCTCCGCCTGAGCTAA
- a CDS encoding NAD(P)H-quinone oxidoreductase produces the protein MQAIVIREVGGPEVLELREIPTPEPVADQVRVRVRATALNRADLLQRRGGYPAPFGAPQEIPGLEFAGEIDAVGPLVERLRPGDRVFGIVGGGAYAEYVITTERMAVPIPANLDWIAAAAVPEVFMTAHDALRQAGFVAGERVLIHAVASGVGTAALQLVRALGGFSIGTARTAEKLAAARALGLDLDLPADGWLERLGATVGEVDVILDLVGASYLQDNLQALAPRGRLVLIGLQSGSRATADLSLIQRKRLQVIGTVLRARPLEEKIAVTQAFARQVVPLLARGVVRPVIDRVFELAEAAEAHRYMERNANVGKIVLHVST, from the coding sequence ATGCAGGCAATCGTGATACGCGAGGTCGGTGGCCCCGAGGTGTTGGAGCTGCGCGAGATACCGACACCTGAGCCGGTAGCCGATCAGGTACGCGTGCGGGTGCGCGCCACAGCGCTCAATCGCGCCGACCTGTTGCAGCGGCGCGGCGGCTATCCCGCGCCCTTTGGCGCGCCGCAGGAGATCCCTGGTCTGGAATTTGCCGGCGAGATCGACGCGGTCGGGCCGCTGGTGGAGCGGCTGCGGCCCGGTGACCGCGTCTTCGGGATTGTGGGCGGGGGCGCCTACGCCGAGTACGTGATCACGACCGAGCGCATGGCGGTGCCGATTCCCGCCAATCTGGACTGGATCGCCGCCGCGGCGGTGCCCGAAGTGTTCATGACCGCCCACGATGCGCTGCGTCAGGCGGGCTTTGTCGCCGGCGAGCGCGTGCTGATCCATGCCGTCGCTTCGGGCGTAGGTACGGCGGCGCTGCAACTGGTGCGTGCGCTGGGCGGCTTCAGTATCGGCACGGCGCGCACGGCCGAGAAGCTGGCTGCGGCGCGCGCATTGGGGCTGGATCTCGATCTACCGGCGGATGGCTGGCTTGAGCGGCTCGGCGCCACCGTCGGCGAGGTGGATGTCATTCTGGACCTAGTGGGCGCGTCCTATCTGCAGGACAATCTCCAGGCGCTGGCGCCGCGTGGCCGCCTGGTGCTGATCGGCCTGCAGAGCGGCAGCCGCGCCACGGCGGATCTCAGCCTGATCCAGCGCAAACGCCTGCAGGTCATCGGCACGGTGCTGCGCGCCCGACCGCTGGAGGAGAAGATCGCCGTCACCCAGGCCTTTGCGCGGCAGGTTGTGCCGTTGCTGGCGCGGGGCGTGGTCCGTCCGGTGATCGACCGCGTCTTCGAGCTGGCCGAGGCTGCCGAGGCGCACCGCTACATGGAGCGCAACGCCAACGTGGGCAAGATCGTGCTGCACGTGAGTACGTAG
- a CDS encoding ABC transporter permease, protein MDLFAQAWSYFWDNRAEFGASMVQHVLLSGAALAIALSLCLPLGIWAAYNARTAQLGINLANALRVVPSLAILFLAYPYLGLGFRNALLALTVLACPPLLINTYAGLRAVDPAVVEAARGMGMNAWQRLSRVELPLALPVLLAGVRIATVEVIASAALAAFVGGRGLGLFIQRGFSVNRPEITLAAVVPIALLALLADALLALLQRATQRAA, encoded by the coding sequence ATGGATCTCTTCGCGCAGGCCTGGAGCTACTTCTGGGACAACCGCGCCGAGTTCGGCGCAAGCATGGTCCAGCACGTGCTGTTGAGCGGCGCGGCGCTGGCGATCGCGCTGAGTCTGTGCCTGCCGCTGGGCATTTGGGCCGCCTACAATGCGCGCACAGCGCAGCTCGGCATCAACTTGGCTAACGCTCTGCGGGTGGTGCCCAGTCTGGCGATCCTGTTTCTGGCCTATCCCTACCTGGGGCTGGGCTTTCGCAACGCGCTGCTAGCGCTCACGGTGCTGGCCTGTCCGCCGCTGCTGATCAACACCTATGCCGGGCTGCGCGCGGTCGATCCGGCGGTGGTTGAGGCAGCGCGCGGCATGGGTATGAACGCCTGGCAGCGGCTCAGCCGCGTGGAGCTGCCGCTGGCGCTGCCGGTGCTGCTGGCCGGCGTGCGCATCGCGACGGTAGAGGTCATCGCCAGCGCGGCGTTGGCCGCCTTTGTCGGTGGGCGTGGTCTGGGGCTGTTTATTCAACGCGGCTTTTCGGTCAACCGTCCGGAGATCACCTTGGCGGCGGTGGTGCCGATCGCGCTGCTGGCGCTGCTGGCCGATGCGCTGCTGGCCCTGCTGCAGCGCGCCACACAACGGGCCGCCTGA